A region of the Methylobacterium nodulans ORS 2060 genome:
GCTTGGGAATTCGGGATGCCGGCTTTGGGTTCGGGATGCGAGCGGCATGGTCGCGCCGGACCGGTTGGACCGGCACGCTTGGCATGATGTGCTTCGCGGACTCCGATGGCCCGTCGATTGCCGATCTCGGCTCTATCGCACTGCGGTAATCGTGAATGCAGTGGCCTTTCGGCGTCAACCCGTAAATTTTAGCCTTGATAGACGTTTTTTGCCTGTTTTTTAGGCATTTTTTGATTAATTTTTAGTCTTTCTTGGCGTCCCAGCCGCCGGTAACGTCCGACCTCATCCAGAGCGGTTGTGCACTGCGATATGGCGCGTTCCTGCCGATGGAACGCGCGGCGCCAGAAGCAAGGACGCAGCAATGGTGGCCTCCTTCGAGCCTTACCGGACGAACGCCCACGCGGCGGCCCAGACCTTCGGAGGACACAGCGAGATCACGGTTCCGGTTCACCTTCTCAGCGCAGGCGTCTGCCTGGGCGAGTTCTTGGTAATCGTGCTCGCCTCCTGGGCCTCGGGCATCGCCTACCATTGGACGAGCTTCGGCCGATTGGGCCCGGTGGACCAATGCGTCGCCACGGGCGCCGTCTTCGCCTCGCTGTTCGTCCTGCGCAGGCATGCCCGCGGGCATTACGACCTCGACCGGCTCGCCGCCCGCATGCTGGGCGTCACCGACATCCTCTCGACCTGGCTCATGGTCGTGGCGATTCTCGCCGGACTGGCCTTCCTGCTGAAACTCGGCAGCGACGTCTCCCGCGGCTTCTTCCTGATCTTCGCGGTGTCGGGGCCCGTAACCCTGTGCGGCGCGCGGTCGGGCTTCCAGGCCCTGGCACGCCGGGCGGTGCGCACGCACCGCCTCGTCGAGCGGCGCGTGCTCCTCATCGGCGAGCGCGGCGAGGCGCTCAGCCTCGGCCTCCAGCGGCGCCTGCGCAATTCCGGGGCGCGCATCGTCGACGTCATCGCCTGCGACTTCTCGGGCGGCGACATCGAGGCCTGCGCGGCGGCGGCCGTCGGCCGGGCGCGGGCCGAGCGGGTGGATCAGATCCTGGTCTGCCTGAACTGGGCGCGGTTCGGCGAACTCGACGGACTGCTCCAGCGCCTGCGGGTGCTCCCGCTGCCGGTGCTGCTCGTGGCGGACCATCGTCTGCGCAACCTCGTGGCCAATCCCCTCACCCAGATCGGCTCCGTGCCGGCCCTCGAGGTGCAGCGCAGCCCGTTGAGCCTCGGCGAGCAGGCGGCCAAGCGCCTGCTCGACCTCGCCTTCGCCTCCGCGGCGCTGGTCGCGCTGTTCCCTCTCCTCGTCGGGGTGGCCTTGGCGGTGCGGCTCGACAGCCGCGGCCCGATCTTCTTCCGCCAGACCCGGATCGGCTTCAGCGGCCGGCGCTTCCGGATCTACAAGTTCCGCACGATGACGAGCCTCGACGACGGGCCGGTCGTCCGCCAGGCGACTCGGGACGATGCGCGCATCACCCGGGTCGGGCGCTTCCTGCGGGCGTCGAGCCTCGACGAGCTGCCCCAGCTCATCAATGTCCTGCGGGGCGAGATGTCCCTGGTGGGGCCGCGCCCGCACGCCCTGGCCCATGACGACCAGTATACCCGCCTGATCGCCAATTACGCCTACCGCCATCACGTCAAGCCGGGCATCACCGGGCTCGCCCAGGTGAGCGGCTGCCGCGGCGAAACCCCGACCGTCGACAGCATGGAGCGGCGGGTCGAGTTCGACATCGCCTACATCAACCGCTGGACCCTGTGGCTCGACCTCAAGCTCATCGCCACGACGGCCGTCCAGATCTTCAAGCACGACGCCTATTAGGCATCGCCGTCGCGATCCGATCTTCCGCCGGCCGGGTGCCCTCCCGGCCCCGTCCGCACGACCCGACGAGGTGACGATGACGTCGACGGCCGCGGCCCTGTCCCTGCCGATCGGGCCCCGCCTCTCCGCGCGCGCCCGCTCGCTCGCGCCGGCCGCGTTCCGGCCGAATGCGCGCGGCGCCTTCTGGGCCGCGGTGATCCTGCTCGGCAGCCTGCTCGGGCCGGCCGAAGCGGCGGTCAAGCTGGGCATCGTGCTCACCAGCCTGCGGCTCGCCCTCTTCATCATGCTGGCCTGGGGCCTCGTGGTGCTCGCCCGCAAGCTGACGCGCGGCGGCTACGTGCCGGTCCTGTCCGACCTCGTCGTCCTCGCCCTCGTGCTCTGGATGGAGACGGCGCTCGCAGCGACCCAGGGCCCGGCCGCGATCGCGAGCGCGATCGGCCTGCGCCCGGTCGAGTTCCTGAGCGCCTATCTGGCGGGCCGCTGCCTGTTCGGCAACCGGGCGGGCCTCGAACCCTTCGCGCGGGTGCTGCTCGTCGTGGTCGGCCTCCTCGTGCTCATGGGCTTCGTCGACCTCGCCTCGGGCGAGAACATCTTCGGCCGCGTCGCCCGCCAGGTCTTCGGCATCGACCGGAACGCCCTCTACATCACCCAGTACCGCTTCGGCCTGCCGCGGGCGCGCGCCTCCTTCGAGCACGCGATCCTGTTCGGCACCTTCTTCGCGACCTGCGCGACGCTGCTCTACCACCTCTTGCGCAGCCCCACGGTCCGGGCCGGCGCGGTGGTGCTCTGCCTCGTCGGCACCCTGACCGCGCTCTCCTCGGCGCCGCTGCTCGCCTTCATGATCTTCTGCGCCTTCGCGGCCTATGACCGGCTGCTCTGCGGCTCGCCCTGGCGCTGGACCCTGCTCGTCGGCATCGCCCTCTACGGGCTCGGCCTGCTGCTGCTCCTCGTGGACGATCCCTTACGGGTGCTGATCGACTGCTTCACGCTCGATCCGCAGACCGGCGTCTACCGCTTCCTGATCTGGGAATGGGTGGCCTACAACCTGCAATCGTCGCCGTTCTTCGGTATCGGCGGCCGCGACTGGGTGCGGCTCTCCACCATGGTGTCGAGCGTCGACGCCCTCTGGCTCGCACAGTCTCTGCATGCGGGCTATGTCGGCCTCGCGCTCCTCGTCGCCTCGATCTTCAGCGCCTTCTTCGTCTGGACCCCGCGCGCGACACAGCCGCACGACTGCCCCTGGCACGATCGGGCCCGCAAGGGGGTCACCATCGCCCTCGTGCAGATGACCTTCATCGCCTTCACGGTGCATTACTGGGGCACCTGCTGGGCCTTCTTCGCCCTGCTGATCGGCATCCGCGCCGGCCTGGCGGAGGCCCGCTACCTCCCGCCCCCGATGCGCGGCGACCCGCCGCCCCCCGCTCCGGCTCACACCCGGCTCCGGCCCGCCGCAGGCCGGCTCACCCCGATGGAGGCGCGTCGTGCCGATGCCTGACCGGTTCCGCCCCCAGGCCGGGGCCTCATCCAAGACCGGCGGGCCCCGGCTCGCCGCCGTGAGGCCCACCGTCGCCAAACGGATCAGCGATCCGGGCGACATCTCCTACCTGATCGCGGTGGCGCGGCGGCGCTGGCGGATCATCGCCGCGCTCACGCTCGCCGGGATCGCGGTGGGTGGCGCCTATCTGGCGCTCGCCACGCCCCATTACGCCGCGACCGCGCGCATCCTGGTCGATTTCCGCCGCCTGGCCGATATCGGGCAGGACCAGCTCGCCATCAACAACAAGGTCAACGATTCGGCCGTCGACAGCCAGTCGACGATCATGACCTCGGAGGGCGTTCTCGGCGCGGCTTTGCGCGAGCTGAAGCTCGACCAGGATCCGGAATTCATCGACGACGCGAACCCGTTTGAGCGCCTGCTCGTCCGGCTCGGCTTCGGAGACCCGGCGCCCGCGACGGAGGAGGAGCGGCAGCGCGATGCCGTCGAGGCCCTCCTCAAGCGCGTGAAGGCGACGCGTGTCGGCGTCTCCTACGTGATCGAGGTGCGCGCCCTCTCGAAGGAGGCCCGCAAGGCCGCGCGGATCGCCAATGCCATCGCCAATGCCTACCTGCGCGACCAGCTCATCGCCAAGCAGGAGACCGCGGGCAGCGCCAACGACTGGTACCGTGCCCGCGTCGCCGACCTCCAGGCGCAGGCGAACGAGGCCGAGAAGGCGGCCGTGGACTACCGCGCCCAGCACGAAATCATGCTGGCCGACGGACGCTTCGTGGACGAGCAGCAGCTCGCCGAGCTGAGCTCGCGCCTCGTCGGCGCCCGCAGCGACCGCGTCCAGGCCGAGGCCAAGCTCGACCAGATCGAGGCGATCCTGCGCAACGGCGCCGAGGGGGCGGTGGCCGACGAGTTCCGCAACAACGTGATCACGGCCTTGCGCCAGAAGCAGGCGCAGGTTCGCCAGCGCATCGCCGACGCCACCGACCGCTTCGGCCCGACCCACGAGACCGTCGAGCGGGCCCGCAGCGAATTGCGCGAGATCCAGAACTCGATCGCCGAGGAGTTCCGGCGCATCGCGGCCGGCTATCGCAGCGACGCGGCGGTGGCCAAGCTCAACGAGGCGGCGATCACCCGCGGCCTCGAAGACCTCGCCGCCCGCTCGGCCCGCGCCCAGACCGTGCGCGTCGAACTCGCCCAGCTCCAGAGCGTCGCCGACACCACCAAGGCGATGCGCGACGCCTTCATGTCGCGCTTCACGGAGGCCGCGCAGGAGCAGTCCTACCCGATCACCGAGGCGCGCATCGTCAGCGCCGCGGCGGCACCCGCACGGCCGGCCTTCCCGGATCCGTTCCGTGCGCTCGTGGGCGGCTTTGCTGCGGGTTTCGGCCTCGGCTGCGCGCTGGCCCTCGGCCGCGAGGTGGTCTCCCGCCGGGTGCGGGACCGCGAGCAGCTCGAAGCCGCGGTGCGCAGGCCCTGTCTCGCCGTCATCGGCGAGGTGCCGGCGCTGGCACGGCCCCGGTCGCCGATCGAGGCGGCCCTGGACGAGCCGCTCGGTGCCTTCGCGGAGGCGCTGCGCGCGGTGCGGCTCGGGATCGACACGACGCTGCCGCCGGAGCCAGGGCGGAACGGCATCGTGCTGGGCGTCTGCTCGGCGCTGCCGGGCGAGGGCGCGACGACGGTGGCGGCGAACCTCGCCTCCGTGCTCGCCGCTGCGGGCAATCCCACCCTGCTGATCGACATGGATCTGCGCCGCCGCCGCCTGAGCGAGATCCTGCGCCGGGAGGGGAGGGGGGTGGACGGCGGCCTGCAGGACGTCCTCGACGGCACGGCGGCCCTGCGCGCCGTCATCGACCGGCGGGACCTGAGCGGGCTGCATGTCCTGCCCGGCAGCGCGGCGCGCGACCGCCTCCACCCGGCCGAGCGGATCGCCTCGCCTGCCCTGCACACCCTGCTCGAAGCCGGCCGCAAGGGCTACCGCTACGTCGTCCTCGACCTGCCGCCCATGCTCCCGGTCGCCGATGCCCGCGCGCTCGCGCCTCTTATCGACGGCTTCGTCCTCGTCACGCGCTGGAACCACACCACGCTCGAGGACCTGCAGAACGCCGTGGCGTTCAACCCGCAGGTCGCCGGCAAGCTTGCGGGCGTCGTCCTCAACCGCGCCGATCCGGTGATGCTGCAGCGCGCCGACGACCTCGTGCTGATTCGCAGCCTCGCCTACCTCGACGAGACGGCCGGCCGCCAGGAGGCCGCGTGACCTTGCGCCGCCGGCCGCCCGTCCTCCGATCGACGTCCCCTCTCGCCCCCGGAGCCGTCCTCGCATGACCTACATCGATCAGGACCTCGCGCTGGCGCCCTATCCGGGACGCTCGCAGGGGAGCGGGCCCACGCTGCAGAACGAGATCCGGGCCGTGCTGGCGCTGCTGCGCCGCCGGCTGCCGCTGATCCTGGGAGGCGCCCTTCTGGGCCTTTCGGTGTTCGCGGTCTTCGCCTACACGGCGACGCCCCTCTACCGGGCGAGCGCCGAGGTCTCGGTCGATCCGCGCCGGCTCAGCGTACTGGAGACCAAGGACGAGCGCCGCAAGCAGGAACCCGTCTTCGATCCCGCCCGCGTCGACAGCCTCCTGGAAACGGTGCGCTCCGAGCGCATCGCCCGGGCGGTGGTGGCCGACCTGCATCTCGACGAGGATCCCGAGTTCAACGGCACCCGCGCCGGCCTCCTCGCGCAGCTCAGGAACCTCCTCGCCTCGGACGAGGCCGAGCCGGCCACCCAGGCCGACCGCGAGCAGGCCGCCGTCGAGGCGGTCGCAGGCGCGCTTTCGGTGGCGCGGATCGAGAACACCTTCGTGATGGAGATCCGCTTCCTCTCGGAGACGCCCGAGAAGGCTGCGCGGATCGCCAACGGCTTTGCCGCCGCCTTCCTGCGCGATCAGGTGCAGGCGAACAGCGACACCACGCAGCAGGCGGCGGGCTGGCTCAAGCAGCGCCTGTCGGAACTCGCGGGGGCCGCGAGCCGCGCGGATGCCGCCGTGGCCGCCTTCAAGCGCCAGAACAACATCGCCACCGCGGACGGCAAGTCGATCGACGATCAGGCGCTGGCCTCGATCAGCACCATGCTCACCGACGCGGCCGGGGCGACCGCCACCGCGCAGGCCAAGCTCGACCGCGTGGTCGCGGTCAACCGCCAGGGCACGCCCGACCTCGCGGTGGCGGATGCGCTCACGAACGAGGTCGTCATCAAGCTGCGCCAGCAATATCTGGAGACGAACCAGCGGGCGACCGACCTCGCCTCCCGCTTCGGCGAGGATCATCCGGTGGTGAAGCGGCTGCGGGGCGAGGCGGCCAACACCCTCGAGTCGATCCGCAGCGAGCTGCGCCGCATCGAGGAGGTCTACCGCAGCGACCTCGAGATCGCCCGCCAGCGCGAGGCGGCCCTGCGCCAGAGCCTCGCGGAGCAGTTCCGCAAGACGAGCGACATCGGCAGCCATCAGGTGCGCCTGCAGGAGCTGGAGAGCACGGCCCGCACCGCCCGCCAGGCCTACGAGGATTATTCGCAGCGCTACATCCAGGCCGTGCAGCGGGAGAGCTTCCCGGTCAGCGAGGCGCGCCTGATCACCGAGGCGACGCCGCCCACCAAAAAATTCTCGCCCAAGCGCACGCTGCTGATGG
Encoded here:
- a CDS encoding undecaprenyl-phosphate glucose phosphotransferase, which translates into the protein MVASFEPYRTNAHAAAQTFGGHSEITVPVHLLSAGVCLGEFLVIVLASWASGIAYHWTSFGRLGPVDQCVATGAVFASLFVLRRHARGHYDLDRLAARMLGVTDILSTWLMVVAILAGLAFLLKLGSDVSRGFFLIFAVSGPVTLCGARSGFQALARRAVRTHRLVERRVLLIGERGEALSLGLQRRLRNSGARIVDVIACDFSGGDIEACAAAAVGRARAERVDQILVCLNWARFGELDGLLQRLRVLPLPVLLVADHRLRNLVANPLTQIGSVPALEVQRSPLSLGEQAAKRLLDLAFASAALVALFPLLVGVALAVRLDSRGPIFFRQTRIGFSGRRFRIYKFRTMTSLDDGPVVRQATRDDARITRVGRFLRASSLDELPQLINVLRGEMSLVGPRPHALAHDDQYTRLIANYAYRHHVKPGITGLAQVSGCRGETPTVDSMERRVEFDIAYINRWTLWLDLKLIATTAVQIFKHDAY
- a CDS encoding Wzz/FepE/Etk N-terminal domain-containing protein, translating into MPDRFRPQAGASSKTGGPRLAAVRPTVAKRISDPGDISYLIAVARRRWRIIAALTLAGIAVGGAYLALATPHYAATARILVDFRRLADIGQDQLAINNKVNDSAVDSQSTIMTSEGVLGAALRELKLDQDPEFIDDANPFERLLVRLGFGDPAPATEEERQRDAVEALLKRVKATRVGVSYVIEVRALSKEARKAARIANAIANAYLRDQLIAKQETAGSANDWYRARVADLQAQANEAEKAAVDYRAQHEIMLADGRFVDEQQLAELSSRLVGARSDRVQAEAKLDQIEAILRNGAEGAVADEFRNNVITALRQKQAQVRQRIADATDRFGPTHETVERARSELREIQNSIAEEFRRIAAGYRSDAAVAKLNEAAITRGLEDLAARSARAQTVRVELAQLQSVADTTKAMRDAFMSRFTEAAQEQSYPITEARIVSAAAAPARPAFPDPFRALVGGFAAGFGLGCALALGREVVSRRVRDREQLEAAVRRPCLAVIGEVPALARPRSPIEAALDEPLGAFAEALRAVRLGIDTTLPPEPGRNGIVLGVCSALPGEGATTVAANLASVLAAAGNPTLLIDMDLRRRRLSEILRREGRGVDGGLQDVLDGTAALRAVIDRRDLSGLHVLPGSAARDRLHPAERIASPALHTLLEAGRKGYRYVVLDLPPMLPVADARALAPLIDGFVLVTRWNHTTLEDLQNAVAFNPQVAGKLAGVVLNRADPVMLQRADDLVLIRSLAYLDETAGRQEAA
- a CDS encoding AAA family ATPase; amino-acid sequence: MTYIDQDLALAPYPGRSQGSGPTLQNEIRAVLALLRRRLPLILGGALLGLSVFAVFAYTATPLYRASAEVSVDPRRLSVLETKDERRKQEPVFDPARVDSLLETVRSERIARAVVADLHLDEDPEFNGTRAGLLAQLRNLLASDEAEPATQADREQAAVEAVAGALSVARIENTFVMEIRFLSETPEKAARIANGFAAAFLRDQVQANSDTTQQAAGWLKQRLSELAGAASRADAAVAAFKRQNNIATADGKSIDDQALASISTMLTDAAGATATAQAKLDRVVAVNRQGTPDLAVADALTNEVVIKLRQQYLETNQRATDLASRFGEDHPVVKRLRGEAANTLESIRSELRRIEEVYRSDLEIARQREAALRQSLAEQFRKTSDIGSHQVRLQELESTARTARQAYEDYSQRYIQAVQRESFPVSEARLITEATPPTKKFSPKRTLLMALGFGGGGVLGLLFGFAVDLADRSLRTRREAAEVIGCGCLGFIPAVREDTARAGAGDPPAGGQSASPKGGLAWDHVLRMPFSIGAETLRSVKVAADHARDGQGVRCIGVVSCLPGEGKTAVAANLARMIARNGRKVLLIDGDLRNPTLTRGLAADAQAGLAEAIDAGLDLAAVVRREPDLPLDVLPATAQAMRRDAYEILGSPGMRALLAAARERYDYLVVDLPPLMPVTDVRALADALEAYVLVVEWGSTSREVVLDALRSAPVVWDRLLGTILNKARLRQLKRYGEATSTYYHERYLTP